The Actinomyces sp. oral taxon 414 genome has a segment encoding these proteins:
- a CDS encoding helix-turn-helix domain-containing protein — MNSTMTTTPWDQVRQESLAAMTETERAEYNAAAIEAEARLQLAELVYHARTAAGISQTELAQRAGTRQSVISAIENGAQAPGGIILARIAHALGGTLSIHVAA, encoded by the coding sequence ATGAATTCCACCATGACCACGACCCCGTGGGATCAGGTCAGACAGGAGTCCCTGGCTGCCATGACTGAGACCGAGAGAGCCGAGTACAACGCAGCCGCCATTGAGGCCGAGGCTCGCTTGCAGCTGGCCGAGTTGGTCTACCATGCGCGCACAGCCGCGGGAATCTCCCAGACCGAACTGGCCCAGCGCGCGGGGACGCGCCAGTCTGTCATCTCCGCCATTGAGAACGGTGCCCAGGCTCCCGGAGGCATTATTCTCGCGCGTATCGCCCACGCCCTCGGCGGAACCCTCAGCATCCACGTCGCCGCTTGA
- a CDS encoding amino acid ABC transporter ATP-binding protein: MSIAPTDPEILARAESTKVCIAGLHKFFDELHVLRGVDLTVDPGSVTVLIGPSGSGKSTLLRCINELESIDAGRVWVDGELMGMREVPQSDGTVRLHALSDKARAAQRAKIGMVFQRFNLFPHMTALENVMEAPVQVKKVPKAKARERGVELLERVGLGDRLDHYPSQLSGGQQQRVAIARALAMDPELMLFDEPTSALDPELVGEVLQVMKDLAADGMTMVVVTHEMGFAREVGDQLVFMDGGVICESGEPAEVLDHPAEARTQAFLSSVL; this comes from the coding sequence ATGAGCATCGCCCCCACCGACCCCGAGATCCTCGCCCGGGCCGAATCGACCAAGGTCTGCATCGCCGGCCTGCACAAGTTCTTCGACGAGCTGCACGTGCTGCGCGGGGTCGACCTCACCGTGGACCCGGGCTCGGTCACCGTGCTCATCGGGCCCTCCGGCTCGGGCAAGTCGACCCTGCTGCGCTGCATCAACGAGCTGGAGTCCATCGACGCCGGCCGCGTGTGGGTCGACGGCGAGCTCATGGGCATGCGCGAGGTGCCCCAGTCCGACGGCACGGTCCGCCTGCACGCCCTGTCCGACAAGGCCCGGGCCGCCCAGCGCGCCAAGATCGGCATGGTCTTCCAGCGCTTCAACCTCTTCCCGCACATGACGGCGCTGGAGAACGTCATGGAGGCGCCGGTGCAGGTCAAGAAGGTCCCCAAGGCCAAGGCGCGCGAGCGCGGCGTCGAGCTGCTGGAGCGGGTGGGCCTGGGCGACCGCCTGGACCACTACCCCTCCCAGCTCTCCGGCGGTCAGCAGCAGCGCGTGGCCATCGCCCGGGCGCTGGCCATGGACCCCGAGCTCATGCTCTTCGACGAGCCGACCTCCGCCCTGGACCCCGAGCTGGTCGGCGAGGTCCTCCAGGTCATGAAGGACCTCGCGGCGGACGGCATGACCATGGTCGTGGTCACCCACGAGATGGGCTTCGCCCGGGAGGTCGGCGACCAGCTGGTCTTCATGGACGGGGGCGTCATCTGCGAGTCGGGCGAGCCAGCCGAGGTCCTGGACCACCCCGCCGAGGCCCGCACGCAGGCCTTCCTGTCCTCGGTGCTGTAA
- a CDS encoding tetratricopeptide repeat protein, giving the protein MSALPPGVPGFIGQVLDDDGATVGTCWLVAPGWVLTAAHVAQAAGADVVAASVTAERAFSAAADRADERAVTLRLRRGLEKTGPVIEGRVRRADTVIDLALVKIDAESWDSAPAGLADSENVKPKEVVVVTGAAELADAREDAALIASSTTGLWDMGGLRKDSLYLAKIKASGVLPNMSGAPVIRAEDSTVVGLVTSRYNSADGWGRDTVWVVGGRAIEQFCRPVVGSLLPPPPAPTQAVHVVLRPTRETVSLVCEELGISEIAPCRGARGRLFPASERLRLARRDLVEAQRSGKQTPGRQVGEPTPLLDALEEIGSLMGEVFLPGAVGEALTRILTKARSQTVPVEFAVDLTECPELRGLPWEGLRHPEVDGPLALHPLVVFYRLAVASPTPRRVEGPLRIVVAIASPLDGEPQLDYESELRNIVASVREARAGGAEVRIVTFATTAEINKALGAGDVHVLHISCHGSAGRLSLEDENGSARPVTARTLVEEAIPPGKMPPVICLSACDTNVTDPSGDLPAVADELVSSGAPAVIGTETSVSDRYATLVFARVYAELAKATEQPDPATALAAARRQVLRACENSERSRDRGEQVLSGWSVVTIQAASSRKALFDLTTARPSRNDPSPVVSEVGDLPALSPGSFVGRRREQLEIPRFLADEDRGGVVLHGIGGIGKTSLANEILRRVGEQRDGVVFVTLSGAVTAEEILQEIITELKIDAYSQGQLPNPRFLGKLESIGNPHIDWNSRISLLRREFLKRIPIIVVLDNFEDNLQPIQKDDNSHHDGSKNHGRRRIADQRLADFLAALAKTQGPSALLITCRYRFELPDDSGEYLRWWGLGPLSFSETLRLAWDLPHVEALDDYQLHVLWAGIGGHPRTLEMLDALLGHGRGRLARIEQELKQRLKETLPDGMDVDSWLDRPRDLDVSVAEAVTLAANDVLLPQLLDLLNPEAKRLLMGLALFRRPVERSAAAFVLGTFTERDTTANETNDAPDPPFATDLPVDDLLDELVSTTLLTRLQSADGSSAQWFVHRWTASAMERQEELAVETAEEDKVARHRRAAAYWMWHYRTAAQSREADVNDLMECYAHFGEAEDVEQSDDAAQRAANILDLIGRWDDEWRLINRQFQNPRLSKSRQAIWHHQLGVLAQARGDYDTAHDRYQQSLTIFEELGDRANMAKTYHQLGTLAQARGDYDTAHTYYQRALTIFEELGNRAGMATSYHALGVLAQDRGDYNTAHTYYQQSLTIKEELGNRANMAKTYHALGVLAQDRGDYNTAHTYYQRALTIFEELGNRANMAKTYHQLGTLAHDRGDYNTAHTYYQRALTIFEELGNRANMAKTYHQLGTLAHDRGDYDTAHTYYQRALTIFEELDDRAGIAATYHALGVLARARGDYDTAHTYYQRALTIFEELDDRAGIAATYHALGVLAHDQSHYDTAHTYYQRALTIFEELGNRAGMATSYHQLGVLARARGDYDTARTRYQQSLTIEEELGNRAGMAATHHQLGILAQDRGDYDTARTRYQQSLTIEEELGNRAGMATSYHALGVLARARGDYDTAHTYYQQALTIEEELGNRAGIATSYHALGVLARARGDYDTAHTYYQQALTIFEELGNRAGIANTYHQLGVLAHDQSDHDTAHNRYQRALTIFEELGDRAGIANTYGQLGVLAHDQSDHDTARDHYQQALTIFEELGDRVNIAKVRRNLDILAKDQNDT; this is encoded by the coding sequence ATGAGCGCGCTCCCGCCCGGGGTCCCGGGTTTCATCGGCCAGGTGCTCGACGACGACGGCGCGACGGTGGGCACCTGCTGGCTGGTCGCTCCCGGCTGGGTGCTCACCGCGGCGCACGTCGCGCAGGCCGCCGGGGCCGATGTCGTCGCCGCATCCGTCACCGCCGAGCGGGCATTCTCCGCCGCCGCGGACCGGGCCGACGAGCGGGCGGTGACGCTGCGGCTCAGGCGAGGCCTGGAGAAGACCGGGCCCGTGATCGAGGGGAGGGTGCGGCGCGCCGACACGGTGATCGACCTCGCCCTGGTGAAGATCGACGCCGAGTCATGGGACTCCGCGCCGGCCGGGCTGGCGGACTCGGAGAACGTCAAGCCGAAGGAGGTCGTGGTCGTCACGGGTGCGGCCGAGCTCGCCGACGCTCGGGAGGATGCGGCTCTGATCGCATCCAGCACCACGGGTCTGTGGGACATGGGAGGGCTGCGCAAAGACTCGCTGTACCTGGCCAAGATCAAGGCCTCGGGCGTGCTGCCCAATATGTCCGGCGCACCGGTCATCCGGGCTGAGGACAGTACCGTTGTCGGGCTCGTGACGAGCCGCTACAACTCGGCCGACGGGTGGGGCCGGGACACGGTGTGGGTGGTGGGCGGCCGTGCGATCGAGCAGTTCTGCCGCCCCGTGGTCGGCTCTCTCCTGCCCCCTCCCCCGGCACCGACGCAAGCAGTTCACGTCGTTCTGCGCCCGACGCGGGAGACGGTGAGCCTGGTGTGCGAGGAACTCGGCATCAGTGAGATCGCGCCGTGCCGCGGCGCCCGCGGCCGACTGTTCCCGGCCTCCGAGCGTCTCCGTCTGGCGCGCAGGGACCTGGTCGAGGCCCAGCGCAGCGGAAAGCAGACCCCCGGCAGACAGGTCGGCGAGCCGACGCCCCTGCTCGACGCCCTGGAGGAGATCGGCTCCCTTATGGGTGAGGTGTTCCTCCCCGGCGCCGTCGGCGAGGCCCTCACGCGGATTCTCACGAAGGCCAGGAGCCAGACGGTCCCCGTAGAGTTCGCCGTCGACCTCACCGAGTGCCCCGAGCTGCGCGGGCTGCCGTGGGAGGGGCTGCGCCATCCGGAAGTCGACGGCCCTTTGGCCCTTCATCCGCTGGTCGTCTTCTACCGGCTGGCGGTGGCGAGCCCGACGCCCCGGCGCGTGGAGGGCCCTTTGCGAATCGTCGTCGCCATTGCCTCGCCGCTCGACGGCGAGCCCCAGCTCGACTATGAGTCCGAGCTGCGTAATATCGTGGCCTCCGTCCGCGAGGCGAGAGCCGGAGGCGCGGAGGTGAGGATCGTCACTTTCGCCACGACGGCGGAGATCAACAAGGCCCTCGGCGCGGGGGATGTGCACGTGCTGCACATCTCCTGCCACGGGAGCGCGGGGCGACTCAGCCTGGAGGATGAGAACGGCAGCGCACGACCCGTGACTGCCAGAACCCTGGTCGAGGAGGCGATACCTCCCGGAAAGATGCCGCCGGTCATCTGCCTGTCCGCCTGCGACACGAATGTGACGGACCCGTCCGGCGACCTGCCCGCGGTCGCGGACGAGCTCGTGTCCTCGGGGGCCCCGGCAGTTATCGGCACGGAGACGTCCGTGTCGGATCGCTACGCGACCCTGGTCTTCGCCCGGGTCTACGCCGAGTTGGCCAAGGCGACGGAGCAGCCCGATCCGGCAACCGCCCTGGCGGCCGCCCGGCGGCAGGTCCTGCGGGCGTGCGAGAACAGTGAGCGCAGCCGGGATCGGGGCGAGCAGGTGCTGAGCGGATGGTCGGTGGTGACTATTCAGGCCGCCTCGTCCAGGAAGGCGCTCTTCGATCTCACGACCGCACGGCCGAGTCGAAACGACCCTTCACCCGTGGTGTCCGAGGTGGGTGATCTTCCCGCGCTCAGTCCCGGGTCCTTCGTGGGGCGCAGACGCGAGCAGTTGGAGATCCCCCGGTTCCTGGCCGACGAGGATCGCGGGGGCGTGGTTCTCCATGGCATTGGTGGGATCGGCAAGACGAGCCTGGCCAATGAGATACTGCGGAGGGTCGGCGAGCAGCGGGACGGGGTCGTCTTCGTGACGCTGTCGGGTGCGGTGACCGCCGAGGAGATCCTGCAGGAAATCATCACTGAGCTTAAAATCGACGCCTATTCCCAGGGTCAGTTGCCCAATCCTCGTTTCTTGGGGAAACTTGAATCCATCGGGAATCCCCACATCGACTGGAACTCGCGGATTAGTCTCCTGCGAAGGGAGTTCCTCAAGAGGATTCCGATTATTGTCGTTCTCGATAATTTCGAGGATAATCTGCAGCCGATCCAGAAGGATGACAACTCCCACCACGATGGTTCGAAGAACCACGGGAGACGCCGGATCGCAGATCAGCGACTGGCCGACTTCCTCGCCGCACTGGCTAAGACCCAGGGTCCGTCCGCGCTGCTCATCACCTGCCGATACCGCTTCGAACTCCCCGATGACAGCGGCGAATACCTGCGATGGTGGGGACTGGGGCCGCTGTCCTTCAGTGAGACCCTGCGCCTGGCCTGGGACCTCCCTCACGTGGAGGCGCTCGACGACTATCAGTTGCACGTGCTGTGGGCGGGCATCGGCGGGCACCCCAGGACACTGGAAATGCTCGACGCCCTGCTCGGACACGGCCGAGGGCGGTTGGCACGCATCGAGCAGGAACTGAAGCAACGGCTGAAAGAGACTCTGCCCGACGGCATGGACGTGGACAGTTGGCTCGACCGACCGCGGGATCTGGACGTATCGGTGGCCGAGGCGGTCACACTCGCTGCGAATGATGTTCTTCTGCCTCAACTCCTGGATCTTCTCAACCCCGAGGCAAAGAGACTCCTCATGGGACTCGCCCTCTTCCGCCGACCGGTCGAAAGATCCGCTGCTGCCTTTGTTCTCGGTACGTTCACGGAACGTGACACCACCGCGAACGAGACGAATGACGCCCCGGATCCGCCGTTCGCCACCGACCTACCGGTTGACGATCTCCTGGACGAGTTGGTCTCCACAACGCTCCTCACCCGCCTGCAAAGCGCTGACGGCTCTTCTGCGCAGTGGTTCGTCCACCGGTGGACCGCCTCCGCCATGGAACGCCAGGAGGAGTTGGCGGTGGAGACCGCCGAGGAGGACAAGGTAGCGCGTCATCGGCGCGCAGCCGCCTACTGGATGTGGCACTACCGGACGGCGGCCCAGAGCCGGGAGGCGGATGTCAACGACCTGATGGAGTGTTATGCTCACTTCGGCGAAGCGGAGGATGTCGAACAATCCGACGACGCCGCCCAGAGAGCCGCGAACATCCTCGATCTCATTGGTCGATGGGATGACGAATGGAGGTTGATCAATAGACAATTCCAAAACCCTCGCCTCAGTAAGTCCCGACAGGCAATCTGGCACCACCAGTTGGGCGTCCTCGCCCAGGCCCGGGGCGACTACGACACCGCCCACGACCGCTACCAGCAATCGCTGACCATCTTCGAGGAACTCGGCGACCGCGCCAACATGGCCAAAACCTACCACCAGCTGGGCACCCTCGCCCAGGCCCGGGGCGACTACGACACCGCCCACACCTACTACCAGCGGGCACTGACCATCTTCGAGGAACTCGGCAACCGCGCCGGCATGGCCACCTCCTACCACGCCCTGGGCGTTCTCGCCCAGGACCGGGGCGACTACAACACCGCCCACACCTACTACCAGCAATCGCTGACCATCAAAGAGGAACTCGGCAACCGCGCCAACATGGCCAAAACCTACCACGCCCTGGGCGTTCTCGCCCAGGACCGGGGCGACTACAACACCGCCCACACCTACTACCAGCGGGCACTGACCATCTTCGAGGAACTCGGCAACCGCGCCAACATGGCCAAAACCTACCACCAGCTGGGCACCCTCGCCCACGACCGGGGCGACTACAACACCGCCCACACCTACTACCAGCGGGCACTGACCATCTTCGAGGAACTCGGCAACCGCGCCAACATGGCCAAAACCTACCACCAGCTGGGCACCCTCGCCCACGACCGGGGCGACTACGACACCGCCCACACCTACTACCAGCGGGCACTGACCATCTTCGAGGAACTCGACGACCGCGCCGGCATAGCCGCCACCTACCACGCCCTGGGCGTTCTCGCCCGGGCCCGGGGCGACTACGACACCGCCCACACCTACTACCAGCGGGCACTGACCATCTTCGAGGAACTCGACGACCGCGCCGGCATAGCCGCCACCTACCACGCCCTGGGCGTCCTCGCCCACGACCAGAGCCACTACGACACCGCCCACACCTACTACCAGCGGGCACTGACCATCTTCGAGGAACTCGGCAACCGCGCCGGCATGGCCACCTCCTACCACCAGCTGGGCGTTCTCGCCCGGGCCCGGGGCGACTACGACACCGCCCGCACCCGCTACCAGCAATCGCTGACCATCGAGGAGGAACTCGGCAACCGCGCCGGCATGGCCGCCACCCACCACCAGCTGGGCATCCTCGCCCAGGACCGGGGCGACTACGACACCGCCCGCACCCGCTACCAGCAATCGCTGACCATCGAGGAGGAACTGGGCAACCGCGCCGGCATGGCCACCTCCTACCACGCCCTGGGCGTTCTCGCCCGGGCCCGGGGCGACTACGACACCGCCCACACCTACTACCAGCAGGCACTGACCATCGAGGAGGAACTGGGCAACCGCGCCGGCATAGCCACCTCCTACCACGCCCTGGGCGTTCTCGCCCGGGCCCGGGGCGACTACGACACCGCCCACACCTACTACCAGCAGGCACTGACCATCTTCGAGGAACTCGGCAACCGCGCCGGCATAGCCAACACCTACCACCAGCTGGGCGTCCTCGCCCACGACCAAAGCGACCACGACACCGCCCACAACCGCTACCAGCGGGCACTGACCATCTTCGAGGAACTCGGCGACCGCGCCGGCATAGCCAACACCTACGGCCAGCTGGGCGTCCTCGCCCACGACCAAAGCGACCACGACACCGCCCGCGACCACTACCAGCAGGCACTGACCATCTTTGAAGAACTAGGCGACCGAGTTAACATAGCCAAAGTCCGTCGCAACCTGGACATCCTTGCCAAAGACCAGAACGACACTTAA
- a CDS encoding histidine phosphatase family protein — translation MKLLLVRHGRTIANIMGALDTAFPGNPLDTVGHEQAASLPGRLAETGDLDAISSLWVSPIERARQTIAPVEEATGLTARIRSGLREVLAGDLEMNTDAESVVCYTDTTRAWMIGRLHCRLPGSPENGRTTFARFDGVVDEIARATDPDGTALLVAHGTVLRLWTALAAAVGGGAEPAWIADHPMRNAGVSVAEGDPEGGWRLVSWNEGEWRA, via the coding sequence GTGAAGCTCCTCCTCGTCCGCCACGGCCGCACCATCGCCAACATTATGGGGGCCCTCGACACGGCTTTCCCCGGGAACCCGCTCGACACCGTCGGACACGAGCAGGCGGCGTCCCTGCCCGGGCGCCTGGCCGAGACCGGCGACCTGGACGCCATCTCCTCCCTGTGGGTCTCGCCGATCGAACGGGCCCGCCAGACCATCGCCCCCGTCGAGGAGGCCACGGGGCTGACGGCGCGGATCCGCTCAGGGCTGCGCGAGGTGCTGGCCGGGGACCTGGAGATGAACACCGATGCGGAATCGGTGGTCTGCTACACGGACACGACCCGCGCCTGGATGATCGGGCGCCTCCACTGCCGACTGCCCGGGTCCCCGGAGAACGGCAGGACCACCTTCGCCCGCTTCGACGGCGTGGTGGACGAGATCGCCCGGGCGACCGATCCGGACGGGACGGCCCTGCTCGTGGCTCACGGCACGGTGCTGCGCCTGTGGACCGCGCTTGCGGCGGCCGTCGGCGGGGGAGCGGAGCCCGCCTGGATCGCCGATCACCCCATGCGCAATGCGGGCGTCTCGGTGGCGGAGGGCGACCCCGAGGGCGGCTGGCGCCTGGTCAGCTGGAACGAGGGCGAGTGGCGGGCGTGA
- a CDS encoding CU044_2847 family protein, translating into MTGATRIVSTRIGGEDVLVEAVVVPGTEKLSSKARAVDRVQTMLDGAQSVIRSFAEETAGTVAQIRRTVGSPDEVSVALGLSFATTGKIIIASSTASASITVTLTYKAAKDGEDDGAGGTGGDGAGGSAAGATAAGAASPRG; encoded by the coding sequence ATGACCGGCGCCACACGCATTGTCTCGACCAGGATCGGCGGGGAGGACGTGCTCGTCGAGGCCGTCGTCGTCCCGGGCACGGAGAAGCTCTCCAGCAAAGCCCGGGCGGTCGACAGGGTCCAGACCATGCTGGACGGCGCCCAGTCGGTCATCCGCTCCTTCGCCGAGGAGACGGCCGGGACGGTCGCGCAGATCCGGCGGACGGTCGGCTCGCCCGATGAGGTGAGCGTCGCGCTCGGCCTGTCCTTCGCCACCACCGGCAAGATCATTATCGCCTCGAGCACGGCGTCCGCCTCGATAACCGTCACCCTCACCTACAAGGCCGCCAAGGACGGCGAGGACGACGGCGCCGGCGGCACCGGCGGGGATGGCGCCGGCGGGAGTGCCGCGGGCGCAACAGCGGCGGGCGCCGCCTCTCCCCGCGGCTAA